Below is a genomic region from Telmatobacter sp. DSM 110680.
ATTCGATCCGGACATGGAAAAGGCGAGCGAGGTCGAGATTCGTTTTTGCGCGGAAGGCTCTGACAGGACTCGCGTCGAACTCGAACATCGCAAGATCGAGCGGCATGGCGAAGGAGCCGAGCAGCTTCGTGCCCTCTTTGATGGTCCCGGTGCGTGGTCAGGAATTCTCGACTGCTTCGCCAAGCGGATCGAATCGCTCTAGCATTTCCTCTTGCGGCTGGATTCGCAACAAAGGGCAAATCCAGCCGGCAAGTTCATTCCAGATTGGAGACAGCATGAAGTCCGTCCTTTATTTGCGCATTGCATCGATTCTCACGTTGATCCACTCGATTCTCCACACCATCGGCGGCGTCTTCGGGAAGCCGCCCTCCGGCCAGGCGGCAATGATTGCTGCATCAATGCGATATCGCTTCGAGGTTTTTGGAGTAATGCGCAGTTACTCCGACTTCTATCGCGGAATGGGTCTGGGCATCACTGTCGCGCTCACCATGGACGCTGCAATCTTGTGGTTGCTGGCGTCGCTGGCCAAGTCAGATTCGGCATGCCTCCGGCCCATTATGGCTGTCTTTTTGATGGGCTATCTGGCGCTGGCTTTGAACTCATACACATTTTTCTTTTCCGGTCCCGTAATCGCAGAATTGCTGATTGTGTTCTGCCTGGGTGCAGCCATCTTGACTGCAAAGCACGCGGACGAGCAGGAACCTCAAAGCAAGCAATCGGGATTGAAAGCGGCACAGCTATGACGTTCGTTCCTGACCTCAATTCTTGCGTGTGAGCACCAGGTGTCATTTAAACTGGCCTTCCGCTGCTTACCGCGCGGAACACGTAGAGCCAGATTCTCCTGAGGTGATCCCTTATGAAATCAATTACCACGCGCAGAACCTTCGTAGGCGCGGGAGCCGCGGCGCTTGCGGTAGGATTTTGCGAAGTCCTGCCCGATACGGCATACGCCGACACCAGCAGACCCAACGTCCTTGGCCCACTGCCGGGCTATGCGCCACAGATTGGCACATTCGTCTCGCAGCTTACGTGGATGCGCGAAGTTAATGGCGTGCTCGCCGCGACAAAAGGACTCACGCAAGCTGATCTGGATTCTCTGTTCGACAAGAACGCCAACACCATTGGCGCGCTAATGCTTCACCTTGCCGCAACTGAAAAGTACTACCAGATGAATACTTTTGACGGAATGAAGTGGGATTCATGGTCCGAGGACATCAAGAAGAAATGGGATGCGGCGATGAATCTGGGCGACGCGGGTCGCGCCACCATCAAGGGTCACGATCGCGACTACTACGTCAACATCCTGCACGATGTCCGCGAGAAGACCCTGGCGGAATTCCGCAAGAAAGATGACGCATGGTTTCTGGCCGTTGACAAGAACATGGAGTGGGGGCCGACCAACAATCTCTGCAAGTGGTTTCATGTTTGCGAGCACGAAGCACACCATACCGGCCAGATTGCCCTGCTGCGTAAACGTCTCCCCGGCGCCAAACCAGATTCAGGCTCAGGGGGCGCTGCGTAGAGGGCCGTTAGTCTCTAGTTATTGGTCTCTGCCACTTCACCAGCTGTGCAACCATTCTTCATCGCGTCCAATTCGCACCGGTGCGTTGAAGAGTTCACTCAGCTTCGCCGCGGTCAGCATCTCAGCGCGCGGGCCATCTCCTACAATGCGGCCACCACTCATCAGGATTACGCGTTCGATTTCTGGAAGAATGTCGCCCAGATGGTGCGTCACTAGAACCAGGCCAGTTCCCTCCTGCGCGAGGCGGCGCAGCGTCTCGCGTAATTCGCGCTGCGCCGCAAGATCCAGTGCATTCGAAGGCTCATCGAGCAGCAACTGACGCGGACGATGCACCAGCGCCCGCGCAATCAAAATGCGCCGCTTCTCGCCTGCCGACATTTCTCCTACCAGTTGGTTTGCGAGGTAAATGGCATCGAGCCGTTCAAGAGCTTCAGCAGCACGCTCGCGCATCTCGTCCGTCACATGCAGGTTCGGCCATAGAGTGGACGCAGAGAAAAAACCTGCTATGACCGCGTCCAGTCCTGTCGTTACGGCCGTCCGCTCACCTGGCAATTCCGCGCCCATCAGCCCTGATGCAACAATGCCGAAGTGCTTGCGAAGTTGAGTCAGATCCCAGCGCTCTCGGCCGAAGATGCGGACCCGCATTCCCGGCTGTACGATGGGATAAATCTGACAGGTGATGGTAAAAATCAGGGTGGATTTGCCGCATCCATTCGGGCCCAAAATCGCAACGTGCTCACCGGCACGTATGGAGAGATTCACATCGTGTAGCACAACGTGATCACCGCGCGCCACGTTGACTTGAGCCAGTTCTAGAAACTGCTCGCCATTCCCAGCCGCTTCATTCTGGCTCTCGGCCATCGATCCTCCCCGCGTGCCCCCGTTTGTTAGATTAAATGGATTGACTCCTTTGTTTTGGTAAAGCCGCAGCACAGCCGATCCAACCAGAATTCAACTAATGAGCAACCTCTCACAATTCGTGATTCCCCGCGGCTTCCGCTTCGGAGCAACCAAAGCCGGACTGAAGCAGAGCGGCCGCACTGACTTTGCGCTGATCGTCGCGGATGCACCTGTTTCAGCAGCGGCTGCATTCACGGGAAATCGCGTCAAAGCTGCACCGCTGTTAATCGACGCAGAGCATCTTCGCGCCACAGGGGGCTACGTTCGCGTAGTCGCCATCAATGCCGGAAATGCCAACTGCGCCGCAGGCCAAGCCGGAATCGACGCCGCCCGTGCCACGTGCAAGGCTGCGGCAGAGACCTTCGGCTGCAAGCCTGAGGAAGTCTTTCCTTCCTCCACCGGCGTTATCGGGGTTCCGCTTCCAGCGGAGAAACTCGTCGCAGCACTGCCGGCCCTGGCATCCACGCTCGGCTCGCAATCCGACCATTTTCAGCAAGTCGCAGAGGCGATCATCACTACCGATACGATAGAGAAAACCGCCTTCGCACGGTTCGAAGTGCTCACTCCCGAGATCGATGGGCCGGGTGATATCCGTCAGGAAGTGCGGATAGCCGCTGTGGGTAAGGGTTCGGGAATGATTCATCCGCAACTCGTGCCGCATGCCACGATGCTGGTGTACATCCTGACTGATGCAGCTGTGGAACCGGACGTGCTGGATTCATATCTACGCGGAGCGATTGACGTCAGCTTTAACCGCATCTCCGTCGACGGCGATACCTCCACCAACGACACCGTGCTTCTGCTCGCGTCGGGGGCCAGCGGCGCGCAGGTAGGGCCTGGAAATCGCGAATTCGGAGAGGCGTTGAACCAGGTGTGCACGTCACTTGCGCGGCAGATCGTTGCAGACGGCGAAGGCGTCTCGCATGTCGTTGAACTCCGCATCCACGGCGCCACCAGCGATGCTGATGCACTACGTGTTGCCAAAGCCATCGCTCATTCGCCGCTTGTGAAAACTGCGTGGGCCGGCTGCGATCCCAACTGGGGACGGCTAATGGCTGCCATCGGCTACTCTGGTGCACAGATCGATCCAGAGGCTATCGACATTTCGTTCGGTGATCTGGCCATTTGCCGTAATGGAGGCCGCGCGGCGGATTACGATGAGAAAACTGCCCATGCCTACATTCAGCAGGCCGAGTTTTCTATTAACATCGATCTTCACCAGGGCGAGGGCTCCTGCAAGTTCTGGACTACCGACCTCACGCACGAATACATTCGGATCAACGCCGACTACACTACTTAGCATCTAACCCATCTGCAGTTGATTCATCCTCGAACGCGAAAGCAGCGCCACACAATTGCCCATGGCCAAGACCCCAAACGCAAAAACTGAACACAAAGCCAAGCCTGTTGCCGCCGAGAAGAGTTTCTCGCTGGTGTCGAATGAGAAACTGCTCGCCATCTATACAGCGATGGTGAAGTGCCGCATGCTTGAGCAGCGTGCCACCTTGCTGTTTCAGCAAGGCAAGCTGGATTCTGATCTGCACGCATCGGCGGGACGCGAGGCGGCCTCGGCAGGCATCGCCATCGATCTGCAGCCCAATGACACGCTCGGCATTTTGCCGGGAGAATGGCTTCCCGCATTTGTAAAGGGCGTTACACTCGACAATCTCTTTCGGACACTGGCTCCAACGGCCGCGGAACGCAGCGGTCAGCAGGCGCTGGCTGCAGGAGATCTGGGTCTGAAAAATATTCTCACGGGCGATGAAGCACAGGTGCCAGAAACCGTCCGCGAGCGCGCCGTTGAAGCGCAGGCGGCGCAAGAAGGTGCCATCGTTGTCGCGATTCTCCCTTCGACGGCAAAGTCGCTCAAGCCGTGGCAAACGGTAATGACAGCGGCCGCTGCCCAAAAACTCCCCATCGTATTCGCACATTATGTAGGAATCGAGAGCGAAGGCAGCAACAGCGCGCCAAAAGATAAGTCGAAAAATCCTGAGGCGCTGGTCAACGGCTTGCCGGCTATCGTTGTCGACGCCGATGACGCTGTGGCCGTGTATCGCGTTGCGTATGAAGCCATCATCCGCGCAAGGCAAGGGCGTGGAGCAACCCTGTTGCGGTGTGTCGGTCGATCGGCGGTATCCACGGCCGCTAAGCCTGAGAGCGGCGGGAAATCGGGAATTCATGCGATTTCTAACGATCCCGTTTCCTCCATGGAAATCTACCTCGAGAGCAAAGGCATCGAACCAAAGGGGCACAACCGCGAGGTGGTCACATCCTTCAATCGCGACCTCGAGTTGGCTACCCGATTCCTTGATCAATAGTCAAATTAATATCGAAGAAACGTTCTTTGTCTATCTTCTGGGCAACAAAGGACATAGCGGCGCCCGGACGAACCCGAATGGTAAAGTGAGGAAATGAGCGTAAGTAAACGCGCAGCCACTGCTTCTGTCATCTCAAGCGCGATCGTGTTGACAGGAATTCTAAGTTTCAACCCATCCCCTATCGCAGCCGAAAGACCCGCAGCCGAGCAAGCCGCGTCAGACTCCAGCCGTCCAGCACCAGTATGTGAACCGGCATCGCTTGGCTCGCCTTATATCCCCGTCGACAGCTGGATATATCCGGCGATTCTGCGGCTTTACGGCCTGGGCTACGTAGACAACGTCTTTTTGGGCTTGCGACCGTGGACGCGTGCCAGCGTCGACCACATGCTTGAGCAGGTCGGGGCACGCATTGACGATGCACAAGACTCTAACGATCCAGCCACGAACGAAGCGCAGGAAATCTATGAGGCGATCAACGGTGAGCTTCATCCCGACGTGCAGGGACCCTGCCGCACCTTCCAGGGCAAGACGCGAATTGAGTCAGTCTACTCAGCGTCCCGTTACATTACGGGAACTCCGCTGGATGACAGCTTTCACCTTGGTCAGACCGTGATCAATGACTACGGACGTCCATTTCAAAATGGATTCAACAACTACAGCGGCGC
It encodes:
- the argJ gene encoding bifunctional glutamate N-acetyltransferase/amino-acid acetyltransferase ArgJ; translated protein: MSNLSQFVIPRGFRFGATKAGLKQSGRTDFALIVADAPVSAAAAFTGNRVKAAPLLIDAEHLRATGGYVRVVAINAGNANCAAGQAGIDAARATCKAAAETFGCKPEEVFPSSTGVIGVPLPAEKLVAALPALASTLGSQSDHFQQVAEAIITTDTIEKTAFARFEVLTPEIDGPGDIRQEVRIAAVGKGSGMIHPQLVPHATMLVYILTDAAVEPDVLDSYLRGAIDVSFNRISVDGDTSTNDTVLLLASGASGAQVGPGNREFGEALNQVCTSLARQIVADGEGVSHVVELRIHGATSDADALRVAKAIAHSPLVKTAWAGCDPNWGRLMAAIGYSGAQIDPEAIDISFGDLAICRNGGRAADYDEKTAHAYIQQAEFSINIDLHQGEGSCKFWTTDLTHEYIRINADYTT
- a CDS encoding DUF664 domain-containing protein, encoding MKSITTRRTFVGAGAAALAVGFCEVLPDTAYADTSRPNVLGPLPGYAPQIGTFVSQLTWMREVNGVLAATKGLTQADLDSLFDKNANTIGALMLHLAATEKYYQMNTFDGMKWDSWSEDIKKKWDAAMNLGDAGRATIKGHDRDYYVNILHDVREKTLAEFRKKDDAWFLAVDKNMEWGPTNNLCKWFHVCEHEAHHTGQIALLRKRLPGAKPDSGSGGAA
- a CDS encoding thiamine pyrophosphate-dependent enzyme, which gives rise to MAKTPNAKTEHKAKPVAAEKSFSLVSNEKLLAIYTAMVKCRMLEQRATLLFQQGKLDSDLHASAGREAASAGIAIDLQPNDTLGILPGEWLPAFVKGVTLDNLFRTLAPTAAERSGQQALAAGDLGLKNILTGDEAQVPETVRERAVEAQAAQEGAIVVAILPSTAKSLKPWQTVMTAAAAQKLPIVFAHYVGIESEGSNSAPKDKSKNPEALVNGLPAIVVDADDAVAVYRVAYEAIIRARQGRGATLLRCVGRSAVSTAAKPESGGKSGIHAISNDPVSSMEIYLESKGIEPKGHNREVVTSFNRDLELATRFLDQ
- a CDS encoding ATP-binding cassette domain-containing protein, which codes for MAESQNEAAGNGEQFLELAQVNVARGDHVVLHDVNLSIRAGEHVAILGPNGCGKSTLIFTITCQIYPIVQPGMRVRIFGRERWDLTQLRKHFGIVASGLMGAELPGERTAVTTGLDAVIAGFFSASTLWPNLHVTDEMRERAAEALERLDAIYLANQLVGEMSAGEKRRILIARALVHRPRQLLLDEPSNALDLAAQRELRETLRRLAQEGTGLVLVTHHLGDILPEIERVILMSGGRIVGDGPRAEMLTAAKLSELFNAPVRIGRDEEWLHSW